TGACTTCTTGGCCGATGAGGTGCTTGGCGGGCTGGCCGGAGACTTCGAAAGCACGTCTCAGGCGCTCTTCGCTGCGCTCGACCAGCAAGCTGGGGTGCCGGCCGCGCGTCTCGCTCAACTCTGCAGGCGTCTGGTGTGGACCTTCGATGTGCAGATCTCGTCCTTCGAACGCAAGGCGTACGCCAATCTGCCGCACGACGCCAACAAGGCCATGAACCTCAACGCCTACATCGGCCTCATGGGCCGAAAGGTGCGGCGAGTGGAGACCAGGGCAGGAGCGATGCTGCGTCAGACGGAAGCGGATGACGGCATTCTCATTCCCGACAGCGACTACCTGCTCACACTCGACGCTGACAGTGTGCTGCTGCGCGAGTACTGTCTGCGCTTGGTTCACCACATGGAGATGCCAGGCAACGAGCGCATCGGCGTGGTCCAGACCCCGTACTCCGCCTTCAGGGGAGCCACGACCCGGCTCGAACGCATCGCTGCTGCCACCACGGATATCCAGCACATCCTCCACCAGGGGCTGACGTACTTTGATGCGACGTTCTGGGTGGGCGCAAATGCCGTGATCCGGAAGTCCGCCCTCGACGACATCGTCGAGGTCTCGTATGTGGGCGGTCAAGAGATCCGCAGGTACGTTCAGGACCACACGGTCATTGAAGACACCGAGTCGAGCATTGACCTGATCTCGCACGGCTGGTCTCTGTACAACTATCCCGAGCGCCTCAGTTACAGCGCCACCCCGCCAGACTTCGGATCTCTGGCCGTGCAACGCGCACGGTGGGCAAACGGTGGTCTGCTGATCGCGCCGAAGTACCGCCGCTATCTGAGGAGCAAACGCAAAGAGGGCCAGCGGGTCCGACGTGCGTCGGTAGCGCTGCGACTGAATTACATGGCATCGATCTCTTGGGCCAGCGTCGGACTCCTGTTCTTGCTGATGTTTCCCTTCGACGACCGCCTGCTCAGCCCGATCATCGTTGCGGCCGCATTGCCCTACTTCATCGCGATGTCGTCTGACTTCAAGCGACTCGGCTACAAGCGGACCGACGTGTTCCGGGTGTACGCCTTCAATCTCATTTTGTTGCCCGTCAACTTGTCAGGGACCATCAAGTCTCTGCAACAGGCAGCGGCCAAGTCCAAGATCGCCTTCGCGAGGACGCCAAAGGTCTCGAACCGCACGGCTGCACCGGCGCTGTATATCCTCGCCGCATACTTCATCGCAGCGTTCTCGTTCCTCACCCTGGCGAACGACATCAGGACGGAGAACTGGAGCCACGCCGTCTTCGCTGGTTTCAACGGCCTCTTGACGACGTACGC
The Demequina sp. TMPB413 DNA segment above includes these coding regions:
- a CDS encoding glycosyltransferase family 2 protein, producing MQHETFRTNRTPGDEADDAQERTTTLVDAHHDHHNALEELEMAHHLTDTPSEPPRPPRRRRRQWGAEKPRPPLPAIEKPATTAATWMGGLAIVATVVAFVAYLALTTVSQFIDNGIENSSYAWQSLGYVLVMGFLIFSTFSYLLARQGALYRSRGHVRVPRAEIDAFMARTRRSLTTLVPSYAEDASVVRATLMSAALQEYPVLRVVLLLDDPPHPSDPAAAKSLDDCRALPGEIQTLLNGPYERFSASLVHHEKAAADGGAGTPDQIRALALDFVWAAAWLREHQTGYERTSNADDFLADEVLGGLAGDFESTSQALFAALDQQAGVPAARLAQLCRRLVWTFDVQISSFERKAYANLPHDANKAMNLNAYIGLMGRKVRRVETRAGAMLRQTEADDGILIPDSDYLLTLDADSVLLREYCLRLVHHMEMPGNERIGVVQTPYSAFRGATTRLERIAAATTDIQHILHQGLTYFDATFWVGANAVIRKSALDDIVEVSYVGGQEIRRYVQDHTVIEDTESSIDLISHGWSLYNYPERLSYSATPPDFGSLAVQRARWANGGLLIAPKYRRYLRSKRKEGQRVRRASVALRLNYMASISWASVGLLFLLMFPFDDRLLSPIIVAAALPYFIAMSSDFKRLGYKRTDVFRVYAFNLILLPVNLSGTIKSLQQAAAKSKIAFARTPKVSNRTAAPALYILAAYFIAAFSFLTLANDIRTENWSHAVFAGFNGLLTTYAIGAFIGFRNSIVDIVLGAIHWVQVPRKPRRSAPPEPAPQLDWESVLYFGPDHVATSDNPPQVAVTPTAQPRHGDTRSRQRTS